The Ascaphus truei isolate aAscTru1 chromosome 11, aAscTru1.hap1, whole genome shotgun sequence genome includes a window with the following:
- the LOC142462856 gene encoding uncharacterized protein LOC142462856, translating into MSLFKMEETPYLRQTSIELQPLEAQTARQQDVENNHAGEVLQAEADFPDSDQRHIYVLPAIPDQRNIYQKAYQTVAKVITKKRLLKTILCLSICFAFLAISASVIFRLQWHFVTQQEGEIIDWKRTAAHGITTPDSGIVKRGLHYDLKPVDIQSVGIPQGVYWKPFPKPIIQKRKTLGISQVVLFDSTVLAKEAGITTPEGRKLVTQHLNAQMQQLQSTSLKYDLPLHDHWKQQSYREQRCHAEFGHCYFIDFQGTRKWPTKELKADHCPRPGVTMDNIRYKQYPIFYLNTGQITQNGFVPNGQTDPRVAFWEGAEEEEYRIPGGVRPYISAVFCTDSIYSGWWNSSITAEDLLHKLQDVMEDAKTGQLRTAALPKEWNTKGDGMLFREPTAWDTCTQPRFATFTNTTYYSHSCKGFKNACGITLEKLINEGICDTAPTHFIRVQVMAHSDKALWCWDLFG; encoded by the coding sequence ATGTCACTGTTCAAGATGGAGGAGACACCGTATCTGCGACAGACTTCGATCGAGCTGCAGCCTCTCGAAGCACAGACTGCAAGACAACAGGATGTGGAAAATAATCACGCAGGTGAGGTCCTACAAGCTGAAGCTGACTTCCCTgacagtgaccaaagacatatatatgtgttaccTGCCATACCGGATCAACGCAATATTTACCAGAAGGCCTATCAAACAGTGGCTAAGGTGAtcacaaagaaaagactgttaaagactattttgtgtctctcaatctgttttgcttttctagcaatatcggccagcgttattttcaggttacaatGGCATTTTGTGACTCAGCAAGAAGGAGAGATCATCGACTGGAAACGTACAGCAgcacacggtattaccacaccagactccggcatcgtgaaacgaggactacattacgatttgaaaccggtggacatacagtcggtgggtatacctcaaggtgtgtattggaagccgtttcctaaacctatcatccagaaacgaaagactttggggatttcacaggttgtgctgtttgattctactgtgctagctaaagaagctggtataactacgccagaaggaaggaagctggtgacacaacatctgaatgcacagatgcaacagctgcaatctacaagcctgaaatatgatttaccccttcatgaccattggaagcagcaaagctaccgtgaacaacgttgtcatgctgaatttggacattgttatttcattgactttcaaggaaCACGTAAATGGCCAACGAAGGAGCTGAAAGCTGATCATTGCCCTCGGCCTGGTGTGACCATGGACAATATAAGGTATAAGCAATACCCTATTTTCTATCTGAATACAGGTCAAATTACTCAGAACGGATTCGTTCCCAATGGACAGACTGATCCAAGAGTGGCATTCTGGGAAGGTGCTGAAGAAGAAGAGTACAGAATACCTGGGGGGGTAAGACCTTATATATCTGCTGTTTTTTGTACTGACAGTATTTACTCAGGATGGTGGAACTCATCAATAACCGCTGAGGACCTGTTACACAAACTTCAAGATGTGATGGAAGATGCTAAAACTGGACAGCTAAGGACAGCAGCACTTCCGAAAGAATGGAATACAAAAGGTGATGGTATGTTGTTTCGTGAACCTACAGCATGGGACACTTGCACTCAACCACGCTTTGCTACATTTACCAATACGACATActacagccattcatgtaaaggtttcaagaatgcgtgtggtatcacattggagaaattgattaatgaaggaatctgtgatactgcaccgacacactttattcga